Below is a window of Bradyrhizobium sp. CB82 DNA.
CGCCAACGCCTTCCGCATCTGGGAGGAGACGTCGGACAAAACTTACGTGCGCGCCGACGGCAAGCCGTACGAGCTGCCGGGCGCCGCGCAGATGATCTTCTCCGACCTCGGAACCATTAGCGTCGAGAAGACGCGCGGCTTCTCGGCCTATCGCTGGATCAGAGACGAGCTCATTCGCATGGGCGTTCCCGCGTCCGAGATCGCCTTCATGCAGGACTACAAGAAGTCCGAGGCCAAGCAGCGTCTGTTCGGTGACGTGCGCGCGGGCAAGGTCCGCTTCCTGATCGGCTCCTCCGACACGATGGGCACCGGCGTCAACGCACAGCTCAGGCTGAAGGCGCTCCATCACCTCGACGTGCCCTGGCTGCCGTCGCAGATCGCGCAACGCGAGGGCCGGATCGAGCGCCAGGGCAACCAGCACGACGTGATCGACATCTTCGCCTATGCGACCGAGGGCTCGCTCGACGCGAGCATGTGGCAGAACAACGAGCGCAAGGCCCGCTTCATCGCCGCGGCGCTCTCGGGCGACACCTCCATCCGTCGGCTTGAGGATCTCGGCGAAGGCCAGGCCAATCAGTTTGCGATGGCCAAGGCGATCGCGAGCGGCGATCAGCGGCTGATGCAGAAGGCAGGGCTCGAAGCTGACATCGCGCGGCTGGAACGTCTGCGTGCGGCGCATATCGACGACCAGCACGCCGTCCGCCGGCAGATCCGGGACGCAGAACGCGATATCGAGTTCTGCACGCGGCGGATCGCGGAGGTCGGCAAGGATATCGAGCGCCTTGTTCCGACCGCCGGCGACGCCTTCGCCGCGACCGTGGCCGGCAAGCGCTATGTCGAGCGCAAGGGGGCCGGCCGCGCGCTGATGAAGGAAATCCTTACCCTCCTGCAACTCCAGCAGGAGGGCGAGACCATCATCGCAACGATCGGTGGGTTCGACCTCGAATACTCCGGCGAGCGTTACGGCCGCGATGGCTATCGCTACGGCACCATGCTGATCCGCACCGGGGAAGAGCGTGAGATCGAGTTGGCCGTCACGGTGACGCCGCTCGGCGCGATCTCTCGCCTTGAGCATGCATTTGACGATTTCGAGGGCGAGCGGGAGCGCTATCGCCAGCGTCTCGCCGACGCGCGTCGCCGGCTCGCCTCGTACCGATCGCGCGAGGACGGCGAATTCGCATTCGCAGCCGATCTCGCCGCGAAGCGGCGGCAGTTGGCGGAGGTCGAGAAAGCCCTTGCGACGGATGTGGAGGGCACGGGCGGGAGCGCAATCGCAGCGTGATGAGGGAGGAAGGGAAGACCCGCTCGCAGAGTGGTCAGGTCGGCAACGCTGACGCTCAACCGCCGCCTGCGCGATCCCAGCCCGTCGTCCTTCGCAGGGCTGTTAGCCCTGCTTGTCCGGCCTGGCAGGGATGCTCGGCCGCAGTTGTGCCGGCCCGACCGCTCCGCGGGGCCCGGGGGTGTCTTCGGGAAGAAGACGAGGAAGGGCCCGCAAGGCGCGGTCCGCGAACCCGAACAGGAGAAGTCCCATGCAACTCATCAAGATTGATCCGCGTGCGCTCAACGAAAATCCCGACCGCATGCGCCAGACGAAGTCGACGCCGCAGGCCGACGCCCTGCTGCTCGCGACGATCAAGGCCGTCGGCATCGTCCAGCCGCCCGTCATCACGCCCGAGACCGGTGGCGGCAACGGCTATGTCATCAATGCGGGTCATCGCCGCGTGAGGCAGGCGATCGCCGCCGGCCTCGAGGAGATCGACGTCCTCGTCGACGAGGCAGCGAACGACAACGGTGCCATGCGCTCGATGATCGAGAACATCGCGCGCGAAGCGCTCAATCCCGTCGACCAGTGGCGCGCGATCGAACGCCTCGTCGCGCTCGGCTGGACCGAAGAGGCAATCGGCGTCGCATTGACCCTGCCCGTCCGGCAGATCAGGAAGCTCCGCCTGCTCGCCAACGTGCTGCCGATCATGCTCGATCACATGGCGAAGGGCGACATGCCAGACGAACGTCAGCTTCGTACCATCGCCTCGGCGTCGCTCGACGAGCAGAAGGAGGTCTGGAAGAAGCACAAGCCCTCCAAGGCGGATCCGCAGGTGTCGTGGGGGAGCGTGGCTCAGGCCCTGACCAAGGTGCGCATGTACGCTCGTCACGCCAGCTTCGGCGACGACCTGGCCCAGGCCTACGGCATCCAATGGGTCGAGGACCTGTTCGCGCCGGCGGACGAGGACAGCCGCTACACCACAGATGTCGAGGCGTTTCTTGGCGCGCAACAAGAGTGGATGACGAACAACTTGCCGAAGAAGGGCATCATCGCCGAGACGACGAACTGGGGCGAGGTCAAGCTGCCGCCGAAGGCGGAGCGCGTCTACGGCAAGCCGTCGAAGACGGATTGCACGGCGATGTATCTCGACCGTGACGGCCGGGTGCAGAGCGTGCATTACCGCATGCCCGCGGCGAAGGAGTCGAAGAACAAGGGCACGGCGGCCGGTACTGACGCTGCCGACGAGAGCACAGCGGCCTCGAAGCCGCGTCCCGACGTGACGCGCAAGGGCGTCGAAATCATCGGCGACTTCCGAACGGATGCCCTCCATGAGGCGCTGGCGCGCGCGCCCGTCGAGGATGACGCGCTGATGGCGCTGTTGATCCTCGCCTTCGCCGGCCAGAACGTCTCCGTCGATTCCGGTAGCGGCGGCACCTATTACGGCAACCGCCGGATTGCACGCCATGCAGCGACGCTGTTCGATCAGGATGGCAAGCTCGTCCTCGACATGGAGACACTGCGCGTTGCGGCGCGCTCGATCCTCGTTGAGGTTCTCTCGTGCCGGGAAAACCGCACCGACAGCGGCATCGTTGCGCGCCTCGCCGGCGAGGTGGTCGGAGCGGACAACTTCCTGCCGAACATGGGCACTGACGACTTCCTGTCGTGCCTGTCGCGCGCCGCGCTGGAAGGCTCGTGCAAGGACGCGTCGGTTCTCCCGCGCCAGAAGGTGAAGGACACCCGCGCCGCTTTGGTCGAGCACTTCAAGGAAGGCCGCTTCGTTCATCCGGCAGCGCTGTTCGCTCCAGACAAGGTCAACCTGCTGGCGTGGCTGGCGAAGAACGCCGTCACCGCTGACGAGGTCGAAGACCAGGTTGAGGACCCGGACGCTGGCAACGAGGACAGCGGCGAAGCCTCGGGTGATGAGGCGTTCCGTGAGGCGGCTGAGTAGCTCGGGCCGCCATCGGCGATCCGAACGACATCCCGCCGCCGGCCCAGCCGGCGGCGGCTTCGTTTCCAACACCCATGAACAGGAGGACATCCATGTCCGCGCAGTTGATCTACGACCTCGTCCCGCTCGGAGCGATCATCCGGTTTTCTGACGGCACGCCGCGGCCACCGGAGCAGCACCGCAAGAAGCTCGCGGCTTGGGAACACCGCAACAGCGGCGGTCGGCTGATCCGCAAGCAGGCAGAACGCCGCGTCGGCAACACCGTCATTGGCGCCACCATCACACTGCACGCCAGCGACTATGGCGGCGGCGGTGTTGTGGTGCTTCGCGTCCACC
It encodes the following:
- a CDS encoding ParB/RepB/Spo0J family partition protein; translated protein: MQLIKIDPRALNENPDRMRQTKSTPQADALLLATIKAVGIVQPPVITPETGGGNGYVINAGHRRVRQAIAAGLEEIDVLVDEAANDNGAMRSMIENIAREALNPVDQWRAIERLVALGWTEEAIGVALTLPVRQIRKLRLLANVLPIMLDHMAKGDMPDERQLRTIASASLDEQKEVWKKHKPSKADPQVSWGSVAQALTKVRMYARHASFGDDLAQAYGIQWVEDLFAPADEDSRYTTDVEAFLGAQQEWMTNNLPKKGIIAETTNWGEVKLPPKAERVYGKPSKTDCTAMYLDRDGRVQSVHYRMPAAKESKNKGTAAGTDAADESTAASKPRPDVTRKGVEIIGDFRTDALHEALARAPVEDDALMALLILAFAGQNVSVDSGSGGTYYGNRRIARHAATLFDQDGKLVLDMETLRVAARSILVEVLSCRENRTDSGIVARLAGEVVGADNFLPNMGTDDFLSCLSRAALEGSCKDASVLPRQKVKDTRAALVEHFKEGRFVHPAALFAPDKVNLLAWLAKNAVTADEVEDQVEDPDAGNEDSGEASGDEAFREAAE